A stretch of the Paenibacillus dendritiformis genome encodes the following:
- a CDS encoding GLUG motif-containing protein gives MAGVYIPSHFTLIENLNWMVKRMKSIAKLLVMSMFSFMVITSFTPMKSHAAPVVPSGSGSEGDPYAISSVTHLEWVASQVNSGNSFANEFLELSQNIDASGWEPTPIGTQSKMFSGTFDGKNHKISNLTINKSSSDYVGLFGVLSTLATVKNVGIENANISGKDNVGGLVGRTLGEVRNAYVTGIVSGVDRIGGLIGDNNGRIYDSYSTATVTGNSFIGGLVGYNSGGQIYNSFATGSVSGSENVGGMTGYNYSDIRNSYATGNVTGRIRVGGFVGANGGFISNSYAAGNLSGEGEIGGFSGFNTPGYGRITSSYWNSDSDIKESNVPQNPKLGVGSDNVVTTAKTVVEMKSSDFALLLNSNRGALEAEWLIASNTNNGFPTFSLMGSGGDEGNSEPESGRDIDITGSVSASIIVVTVPTTLSFAIKTNSETDPFISAPFNIENQTNSPIEIAFLGFKSKEGTTAKVVDADKYTDWGKLPTSKSETEIALGIKTDGKTYWSPAETAEAPSSVVDTVRIDQQGTKVFALDGKHGMAFKQSKVLDYTMYARVGLAS, from the coding sequence GTGGCGGGAGTTTATATCCCGTCACATTTTACTTTGATTGAAAATTTGAATTGGATGGTGAAGAGAATGAAGTCCATTGCAAAGCTTCTCGTTATGTCAATGTTCAGTTTCATGGTAATTACATCGTTTACACCGATGAAGTCTCACGCAGCTCCAGTGGTTCCTTCAGGTTCGGGATCAGAAGGTGACCCATATGCGATTAGTTCAGTAACTCATTTGGAATGGGTCGCTAGTCAAGTTAACTCAGGTAATTCATTCGCTAATGAGTTTTTGGAGTTATCTCAGAATATTGATGCATCAGGTTGGGAGCCTACCCCAATCGGTACCCAATCGAAAATGTTTTCTGGGACATTTGATGGTAAGAATCACAAGATTAGTAACTTAACGATCAATAAGTCTTCATCTGATTATGTTGGCTTATTCGGGGTATTGAGTACCCTAGCTACTGTTAAAAATGTGGGTATTGAAAATGCGAACATCTCAGGGAAGGATAACGTAGGAGGTCTAGTCGGGCGTACTCTTGGAGAAGTGAGAAATGCATACGTAACTGGGATTGTGTCAGGTGTTGACAGAATTGGCGGTTTAATCGGTGATAATAATGGTAGAATTTATGATTCGTATTCAACAGCTACTGTCACAGGGAACAGTTTTATTGGAGGCTTGGTTGGATATAATAGCGGGGGTCAAATTTATAATTCATTTGCAACAGGAAGTGTATCAGGCAGCGAAAATGTCGGTGGTATGACGGGATATAATTATTCAGACATTCGGAACTCCTATGCGACTGGAAATGTAACAGGAAGAATCAGAGTGGGCGGTTTTGTAGGAGCAAATGGCGGATTTATTTCTAACTCTTATGCTGCAGGAAATCTTTCGGGAGAAGGTGAAATCGGCGGATTTTCTGGATTTAATACTCCTGGGTATGGAAGGATCACGTCATCCTACTGGAACTCAGACAGCGACATAAAAGAGAGTAACGTTCCTCAAAATCCTAAGCTTGGGGTCGGTAGCGACAATGTTGTGACAACTGCAAAGACAGTTGTTGAAATGAAATCATCCGATTTTGCACTATTGTTAAATAGTAACCGAGGTGCATTAGAGGCTGAATGGTTAATAGCGAGTAACACCAATAACGGCTTCCCTACATTTTCATTGATGGGAAGCGGTGGGGATGAAGGTAATTCAGAACCTGAATCAGGTCGAGATATTGATATTACTGGAAGCGTATCAGCATCGATAATTGTGGTAACCGTTCCTACTACACTGAGCTTCGCAATCAAGACTAATTCAGAAACTGATCCGTTTATCAGTGCTCCATTCAATATAGAGAATCAGACAAATTCGCCTATAGAGATCGCATTCTTAGGGTTCAAGTCCAAAGAAGGAACGACAGCTAAGGTTGTCGACGCTGATAAGTATACAGATTGGGGTAAGCTTCCTACTTCAAAATCCGAAACTGAAATTGCTCTTGGAATTAAAACTGATGGCAAGACCTACTGGTCGCCAGCAGAAACTGCAGAAGCACCGAGTTCAGTGGTTGATACAGTGAGGATCGATCAGCAAGGTACAAAGGTATTTGCTTTGGATGGGAAACACGGTATGGCGTTTAAACAATCAAAAGTACTTGACTATACAATGTATGCTCGGGTTGGACTAGCAAGTTAA